One part of the Parabacteroides distasonis ATCC 8503 genome encodes these proteins:
- a CDS encoding helix-turn-helix transcriptional regulator: MHRNKQIAIILSDTLRSIGLQSLLTDYFPPVEVCYFPNFEMLSSTGSDTYDYYFTDSDTLVLNADFFLPRRNKTAILIDSTEEHGALSSTNRITLRSSQETIIEQLQQLFTSDSSGNTTTENNKDLSSREVDVLQLIVKGITNKEIADKLNISLNTVLTHRKNITAKLGIKTVSGLTFYAIMNGIISGDDIEL; encoded by the coding sequence ATGCATCGAAACAAACAAATAGCGATCATACTGTCTGATACCCTAAGAAGTATCGGGCTGCAAAGCTTGCTGACCGACTACTTCCCCCCGGTAGAGGTTTGCTATTTTCCAAATTTCGAGATGCTTTCCTCCACAGGAAGCGACACCTACGATTACTATTTCACCGATTCAGATACCCTTGTGCTCAACGCAGATTTCTTCCTCCCGAGAAGAAACAAGACCGCCATCCTCATCGACAGCACCGAAGAACACGGGGCGCTCTCGTCTACGAACCGTATCACGTTACGTTCCTCCCAAGAGACCATTATCGAGCAATTGCAACAATTATTTACGAGCGACAGCTCCGGCAACACCACAACCGAAAACAACAAGGACCTATCCAGCCGTGAGGTAGACGTACTTCAACTGATCGTAAAAGGCATCACGAATAAAGAGATCGCCGATAAGCTGAACATCAGCTTGAACACCGTCCTTACCCATCGTAAGAACATCACCGCCAAGCTGGGCATCAAGACCGTATCCGGCCTCACCTTCTACGCCATCATGAACGGGATCATCTCAGGTGACGATATCGAACTATAG
- a CDS encoding HAD family hydrolase, with protein MNNKRYQHILFDLDGTLTDPMIGITSSVKYALSYFNIEVEDLRSLCPFIGPPLKTSFKDFYQFTDEQADVAIAKYREYFSKQGIFENTLYQGTDELLRLLTENEMKIYLATSKPQPFAQQILEYFHLESYFTFVGGSTFDGSRSEKADVIQYVLDSTDIKTRSDVVMIGDRKYDIEGAKANNIDSIGVLYGYGDEEELANAGTNKIVTDIKELSSFLLTGNIPI; from the coding sequence ATGAATAACAAAAGGTATCAACATATATTGTTCGATCTGGACGGTACATTAACCGATCCTATGATTGGTATTACCAGTTCTGTAAAGTACGCCCTCTCCTATTTCAATATAGAAGTAGAAGATTTACGATCTTTATGCCCTTTCATCGGGCCACCATTAAAAACATCCTTTAAGGACTTCTATCAGTTTACAGATGAGCAAGCAGATGTAGCCATTGCTAAATACCGGGAATATTTTTCAAAACAAGGTATTTTCGAGAATACCCTGTATCAAGGTACTGATGAATTACTCCGTTTGCTTACCGAAAACGAAATGAAAATCTACTTAGCCACCTCAAAGCCGCAACCCTTCGCTCAACAAATTCTAGAATATTTCCACTTAGAATCTTATTTTACATTTGTTGGAGGAAGCACATTCGACGGAAGCCGTTCCGAAAAAGCGGATGTAATACAATATGTATTAGACAGCACCGATATAAAAACACGGTCTGACGTAGTCATGATCGGTGATCGTAAATATGATATAGAAGGGGCCAAAGCGAATAACATAGATTCAATAGGAGTCCTTTACGGCTACGGGGATGAAGAAGAATTAGCGAATGCCGGAACAAACAAAATCGTTACTGATATAAAAGAACTATCATCTTTCCTTCTAACAGGGAATATCCCCATATAG
- a CDS encoding alkyl/aryl-sulfatase has protein sequence MKIKFLTMALSMTVIPSVLWAQKPATEHTIRANETVNTELNFNDRQDFEDANRGFIASIDGKAVLGKDGKVSYSVEEWDFLKNETPQTANPSLWRQSQLNRINGLFEVIPGKLYQVRGFDIANMTFIRSDNGWIIIDVTTTDAAAKAGYDLIKKHVADLPVQGVIFTHPHGDHYGGIAAVKEASSKKDFNIIAPKGFMASAQNENVLAGVAMTRRATYMYGLQLKPGEEGTLGCGLGQRMSTGSKGIARPTIEIANTGEKHIIDGVEMEFVYVLDTEAPVEIMVWLPQLKAFCTAEDMTHNMHNLQTLRGAKVRNGLLWSKAIDTAIERYGDQVEVSFSTHHWPTWGNERIVDYWEAQRDMYRYLHDQTLHLANRGLTPDEIAEEMKLPASLASQFNCRGYYGTLSHNVKAQYDLYFGWFNGNPAHLNPLPPSELGSKYVEAIGGADKVLEVAKASYAKGEYRWVATLLDNLVFAEPENKEARRLLADTYTQLGYQAESGPWRNFYLTGARDLFKKDVPYTSQLINDGVLAQMDMGTLLDYCAIQLNGEKAAGKEAVININFTDTKEKVMLMLNNGVLNHRLDSQDEKADLTLEIEKMDFIKLFFGRTDLQTLLKTNKVRTTGNTQAMDVICSAYEPADPNFKIVLP, from the coding sequence ATGAAAATAAAATTTTTGACTATGGCACTCTCCATGACGGTCATTCCGTCAGTTCTTTGGGCACAGAAACCGGCTACGGAACATACCATCCGTGCTAATGAAACTGTAAATACGGAACTGAATTTCAACGACCGTCAGGATTTTGAAGACGCGAACCGAGGATTTATTGCAAGTATTGATGGAAAAGCGGTATTGGGCAAAGACGGAAAAGTGTCTTATTCAGTGGAGGAATGGGATTTTCTGAAGAATGAAACACCGCAGACTGCCAACCCCAGCCTGTGGAGGCAGTCGCAGCTTAACCGCATCAACGGACTGTTTGAAGTGATACCCGGCAAACTTTATCAGGTAAGAGGGTTCGACATTGCCAACATGACTTTCATCCGTTCTGACAATGGCTGGATCATCATTGACGTGACGACTACCGACGCCGCTGCGAAGGCAGGCTATGACCTCATTAAGAAGCATGTGGCCGACCTGCCTGTACAAGGTGTGATTTTCACCCATCCCCATGGTGACCATTACGGAGGCATCGCAGCGGTAAAGGAGGCTTCCTCTAAAAAGGATTTCAACATCATCGCTCCTAAGGGCTTCATGGCTTCGGCACAAAACGAGAATGTACTGGCAGGAGTAGCCATGACCCGCCGCGCCACTTATATGTATGGTTTGCAGTTGAAACCGGGGGAAGAGGGTACGTTAGGCTGTGGCCTGGGACAGCGTATGTCAACGGGTAGCAAGGGTATCGCCCGTCCCACCATCGAAATAGCAAACACAGGAGAGAAACATATCATTGACGGTGTGGAGATGGAGTTTGTCTATGTACTCGATACGGAAGCACCCGTGGAAATCATGGTCTGGCTTCCGCAACTGAAAGCTTTCTGTACGGCAGAAGACATGACACATAATATGCACAACCTGCAAACGTTGCGTGGTGCGAAAGTTCGTAACGGGCTGCTGTGGAGCAAGGCGATAGATACGGCCATCGAACGTTACGGTGATCAGGTGGAGGTGTCATTCTCAACCCATCACTGGCCAACTTGGGGTAATGAACGCATCGTGGATTATTGGGAAGCCCAGCGTGATATGTACCGCTATCTGCACGACCAGACCTTGCACCTGGCCAACCGTGGTCTGACACCTGATGAAATCGCCGAAGAGATGAAACTGCCCGCCTCACTTGCCTCGCAGTTCAATTGCCGTGGATATTACGGCACACTGAGCCACAACGTGAAGGCGCAGTATGACCTTTACTTTGGCTGGTTCAATGGCAATCCAGCACACCTCAACCCGTTGCCTCCTTCAGAACTGGGATCTAAATATGTAGAGGCCATCGGTGGTGCCGACAAAGTGCTCGAAGTGGCCAAGGCATCGTACGCCAAAGGTGAATACCGTTGGGTAGCTACGCTGCTGGACAACCTGGTCTTTGCAGAACCGGAAAACAAGGAAGCACGCCGATTATTGGCAGACACATATACCCAACTGGGTTATCAGGCAGAAAGCGGACCGTGGCGCAACTTCTATCTGACAGGAGCACGAGACTTGTTCAAGAAAGATGTGCCTTATACATCACAGCTCATCAATGACGGGGTGTTGGCGCAGATGGACATGGGGACTTTGCTTGATTACTGCGCCATCCAACTGAACGGGGAGAAAGCTGCCGGAAAGGAAGCGGTTATCAACATCAACTTCACAGATACGAAAGAGAAAGTGATGTTGATGCTAAATAACGGGGTGTTGAATCACCGCCTTGACAGTCAGGATGAGAAAGCTGACCTGACCCTGGAGATTGAGAAAATGGACTTCATCAAACTGTTCTTCGGCAGAACAGATTTACAAACTTTGCTAAAGACGAACAAAGTGAGAACTACGGGAAACACCCAAGCTATGGATGTTATCTGTAGTGCCTATGAACCGGCGGATCCTAATTTCAAAATTGTATTGCCGTAA
- a CDS encoding RNA polymerase sigma-70 factor produces the protein MRDIKGLLESVSVDNRGAFERFYNLYYDQVFRFAYYCLGEKEACREVVTDVFFSVWQSRKRLKEIDNIDTYLYISVRNESFRYQARNKDLNRASLNELLPLMEEEDEGSPEEHLELKEMREMLDKAIDELPEKCRLVFLMSREEGLKTKEIAEILSVQESTVRVQMKIAIEKLVARLKPSFPNISFSLLLMFIFNVIYRSA, from the coding sequence GTGCGAGATATCAAAGGGTTGCTTGAATCTGTGTCGGTAGATAACAGGGGAGCTTTCGAACGTTTTTATAATTTATATTATGATCAGGTTTTTCGCTTCGCTTATTATTGTTTAGGCGAGAAGGAGGCATGCCGTGAAGTTGTGACAGATGTTTTTTTCTCGGTCTGGCAATCTCGGAAACGATTAAAGGAGATTGATAATATAGATACCTATTTATATATTTCTGTACGTAACGAGTCTTTTCGTTATCAAGCAAGGAATAAAGACTTGAATAGGGCTTCTTTAAATGAGTTGTTGCCATTAATGGAAGAGGAAGATGAGGGTTCTCCGGAGGAGCATTTGGAGTTAAAAGAGATGAGAGAGATGCTTGATAAAGCGATTGACGAACTTCCTGAGAAATGCCGTCTTGTGTTTTTGATGTCTCGTGAGGAGGGATTGAAAACGAAGGAGATCGCGGAAATATTATCGGTTCAAGAGAGTACGGTTCGTGTACAGATGAAGATCGCTATAGAAAAATTGGTAGCCCGGTTGAAGCCGAGCTTTCCAAATATTTCATTCTCTTTATTGCTGATGTTTATTTTTAATGTGATTTATAGATCTGCTTAA
- a CDS encoding helix-turn-helix domain-containing protein encodes MIQPVFTFDNLLQRLQLGKDATPFVIWHEKDLFGTHDNPVKIDLPCLFLCLDGEMLLDINLQPYCFNREHLLCFTTPCACRIVSRSPGFRCVGLLLSKAFWRQLVHIERTLGKIAIRNAFIALNEDEHERLSRFYDLLCLCADASGLKDSSGTLYPLILGMFCQVRNVCRRLEDTVIPASHSEKIFYDFLDLLHTHYCQQRRVSFYADELLLTPRHLTTVIRQVSGRSAARWIEEYIVLEAQILLRNSSKAIKEIAYDLGFNEQSLFSKYFSRVSGSSPESYRLYSTAD; translated from the coding sequence ATGATTCAGCCCGTATTCACATTCGACAACTTGCTTCAACGCCTACAGCTGGGCAAGGATGCCACTCCTTTCGTCATCTGGCATGAAAAAGACTTGTTCGGTACACACGACAACCCTGTAAAGATAGACCTTCCCTGTCTGTTTCTTTGCTTGGACGGAGAAATGCTACTGGACATCAACCTGCAACCCTACTGTTTCAACCGTGAGCACCTGCTTTGCTTCACCACACCCTGTGCCTGCCGCATTGTAAGCCGCAGCCCCGGTTTCAGGTGTGTGGGTCTGCTGCTTTCAAAAGCCTTTTGGCGGCAACTCGTCCATATCGAGCGGACTTTGGGGAAGATTGCCATACGCAATGCTTTCATTGCCCTCAATGAAGACGAACACGAACGGTTGAGCCGTTTCTATGACCTGCTGTGTCTCTGCGCTGACGCTTCCGGCTTGAAAGATTCCTCAGGAACTCTTTATCCGCTCATTTTGGGAATGTTCTGCCAAGTACGCAATGTCTGCCGACGCTTGGAAGATACCGTCATCCCCGCATCACACAGCGAGAAGATATTTTATGACTTTCTTGATTTGTTGCACACCCATTACTGCCAACAGAGGCGCGTATCATTTTATGCAGATGAACTTTTACTGACCCCCCGTCACCTCACTACCGTTATCCGGCAAGTAAGCGGGCGAAGTGCCGCACGGTGGATAGAGGAATACATCGTACTTGAAGCGCAGATCCTGCTGCGTAATTCTTCCAAAGCTATCAAGGAGATTGCTTATGATCTGGGATTTAATGAACAGTCACTTTTTTCCAAATATTTCAGTAGGGTTTCGGGTAGTTCACCTGAGTCATATCGCCTTTATTCCACTGCAGATTAG
- a CDS encoding Gfo/Idh/MocA family oxidoreductase, which produces MKKENSISRRSFLKSSALAGALGAIGTGSTVGVLTSCGGGESANAIKPLKEPGTYYVPELPDLATDGKELKAGVIGCGGRGSGAAFNFLNAANGVTIVALGDTFQERVDDLAKKLKDEKGIDVPADKRFVGLDAYKQVIDSGVDVVIVATPPVFRPVHFQYATEKGKHSFLEKPICVDPVGYRTIMATAKQAAAKNLCVVTGTQRHHQRSYVESYKKIMEGLIGEITGGTVYWNQNMLWYRDRQPGWNDCEYMIKDWVNWKWLSGDHIVEQHVHNIDVFTWFSGLKPVKAVGFGSRHRRITGDQYDNFSVDFTMENGIHMHSMCRQIDGCANNVSEFIQGTKGSWSSDTMEIKDLAGNVIWKYDREAEKTNFKQTDPYTLEHVNWINCIRGGKQIEQASETAISNMAAIMGRESAYTGAETTWDAMTASALDYTPKDLNLGKMDMSGFVVPVPGKPIDKK; this is translated from the coding sequence ATGAAAAAAGAGAACAGCATTAGCAGAAGATCATTTCTGAAAAGTTCAGCCCTAGCGGGTGCGCTTGGAGCAATTGGAACAGGTAGTACAGTTGGTGTATTAACTTCTTGTGGTGGAGGTGAAAGTGCGAACGCAATAAAGCCTTTGAAAGAACCCGGTACTTATTACGTGCCCGAATTACCAGATCTGGCAACTGATGGAAAAGAACTAAAAGCTGGTGTAATCGGTTGTGGCGGACGTGGTTCCGGAGCCGCTTTTAACTTCTTGAACGCTGCGAACGGCGTTACGATCGTGGCTTTAGGCGATACGTTCCAAGAACGTGTCGACGATTTGGCAAAGAAATTAAAAGACGAGAAAGGTATTGATGTACCGGCTGACAAACGTTTCGTCGGCTTGGATGCGTACAAGCAAGTGATCGATAGCGGCGTAGATGTAGTGATCGTCGCCACTCCTCCCGTATTCCGTCCGGTTCATTTCCAATACGCCACAGAAAAGGGCAAACATTCCTTCCTAGAGAAACCTATCTGTGTTGATCCGGTTGGTTACCGTACCATTATGGCTACCGCGAAACAAGCTGCGGCAAAGAACTTATGTGTCGTAACCGGTACTCAACGCCATCACCAACGCAGTTATGTCGAGTCTTACAAGAAGATCATGGAAGGATTGATCGGTGAGATCACGGGCGGTACGGTTTACTGGAACCAAAATATGCTTTGGTATCGGGACCGTCAACCGGGATGGAACGATTGCGAATATATGATCAAGGACTGGGTAAACTGGAAATGGCTTTCCGGCGACCATATCGTAGAGCAACACGTACATAATATAGATGTATTCACTTGGTTCAGCGGATTGAAACCAGTCAAGGCTGTAGGTTTCGGTTCTCGCCACCGTCGTATCACTGGCGACCAATATGATAACTTCAGCGTTGATTTCACAATGGAAAATGGTATCCATATGCATAGTATGTGCCGCCAGATAGATGGTTGTGCAAATAATGTAAGCGAATTCATCCAAGGAACCAAGGGATCATGGAGCAGTGACACGATGGAGATCAAGGATTTGGCAGGAAACGTTATCTGGAAATATGATCGCGAGGCCGAAAAAACGAACTTCAAGCAAACTGACCCGTATACATTAGAGCATGTAAACTGGATCAACTGTATCCGTGGTGGTAAACAAATCGAGCAAGCTTCTGAGACTGCTATCTCCAATATGGCCGCAATCATGGGTCGTGAGTCCGCTTACACGGGTGCCGAGACCACTTGGGATGCCATGACTGCCTCTGCATTGGATTATACTCCGAAAGATTTGAACTTAGGAAAGATGGATATGAGCGGCTTCGTCGTTCCTGTTCCGGGTAAACCAATCGACAAGAAATAA
- a CDS encoding LuxR family transcriptional regulator, with protein MQLSEVVEEHPSLIPVINRFGIRLGLGDKSVKTLCEEHSLDTDFLLTVINTFLNEEYFPEKKLQTFHTSQIIDYLTKTNQYYLRYQLPNIERHLGSFISMSTPGNPTLGLIGRFFSSFKEELIARIEKDDKIWFPYCMSLSRKLGKEPAGTIDGLQITSEQRTEDTIEALLADLKSIMVKHLSGDYDENLCYAVLFSICSLEKDIKQHNRIRYRILTPMVSAMEKLCI; from the coding sequence ATGCAATTGAGTGAGGTGGTGGAAGAACACCCCTCACTCATTCCCGTAATCAACCGGTTTGGGATTCGTCTCGGGCTTGGCGACAAATCAGTGAAGACGCTCTGTGAAGAACATTCGCTGGATACGGACTTCTTATTGACAGTGATCAATACCTTCCTCAACGAGGAGTATTTTCCGGAGAAGAAGTTACAAACTTTCCATACATCGCAGATCATTGATTACCTGACAAAGACGAACCAATACTATTTACGTTATCAGCTTCCCAATATAGAACGCCATCTAGGTTCCTTCATCTCGATGAGTACGCCCGGCAATCCTACTCTTGGATTGATAGGACGCTTCTTCTCCTCGTTCAAGGAAGAACTCATCGCCCGCATTGAGAAAGATGATAAGATATGGTTTCCCTACTGCATGTCGTTAAGCAGAAAGCTGGGAAAAGAACCGGCGGGAACGATCGATGGATTGCAAATCACCTCCGAGCAACGTACGGAAGATACCATCGAGGCCCTTTTAGCCGACTTAAAAAGTATCATGGTCAAGCATCTTTCGGGAGATTACGACGAGAATTTATGTTATGCCGTCCTCTTCTCCATCTGTAGTCTGGAGAAAGACATCAAACAACACAACCGGATCCGGTATCGAATCCTTACCCCCATGGTCTCGGCCATGGAAAAATTATGTATCTAA
- a CDS encoding sugar phosphate isomerase/epimerase family protein, whose protein sequence is MTLNRRNFLRTSLSGAALAVGSTALASCSSKPANTAKGEKGSDKTGKDLELKLSFQEGIAPGESLNEKLDFMEKLGVVGFEPGGGGLAGRVNEIKQALNGRNIKVSAICAGFKGFILSTDPAIRKECMDTMKEIIAAAGELGSTGVIIVPAFNGQVPALPHTMETRDFLCEQFNEMGTFAAQHGTSVIFEPLNRKECFYLRQVADAASLCRDINNPGVRCMGDFWHMTWEETSDMGAFISGGEYLQHVHVASRKRRSMPGEDGDADNYINGFKGLKMIGYNNYVSFECGCQGDRNVVVPAAVKLLREQWEQA, encoded by the coding sequence ATGACATTAAATAGAAGAAACTTTTTAAGAACCTCCTTATCCGGCGCTGCTTTAGCGGTAGGAAGTACGGCCTTGGCCTCCTGCTCTTCCAAGCCGGCAAACACTGCCAAAGGAGAAAAAGGGAGCGACAAGACCGGCAAGGACCTTGAATTAAAGCTTTCTTTCCAAGAGGGAATCGCCCCGGGTGAAAGTTTGAACGAGAAACTTGATTTTATGGAGAAGTTGGGCGTTGTAGGTTTTGAGCCGGGTGGCGGAGGATTAGCCGGCCGGGTAAACGAGATCAAGCAGGCCTTAAACGGACGTAACATCAAAGTAAGTGCCATCTGCGCCGGCTTCAAAGGCTTTATTCTTTCTACCGATCCAGCCATCCGCAAGGAATGCATGGATACGATGAAAGAGATCATCGCCGCAGCCGGTGAATTAGGTTCTACGGGCGTGATTATCGTTCCTGCCTTTAATGGTCAAGTCCCCGCCTTGCCTCATACGATGGAGACACGGGATTTCCTTTGCGAGCAATTCAACGAGATGGGAACTTTCGCCGCCCAGCATGGGACTAGCGTCATCTTTGAACCTTTGAACCGAAAAGAGTGTTTTTATCTACGTCAAGTAGCCGACGCCGCCTCTTTATGCCGGGATATCAATAATCCGGGTGTACGTTGCATGGGCGACTTCTGGCATATGACATGGGAAGAGACCTCTGATATGGGAGCCTTTATCTCCGGTGGAGAGTATCTCCAACACGTACACGTGGCCAGCCGCAAACGTCGCAGCATGCCGGGTGAGGATGGAGATGCCGATAACTATATCAATGGTTTCAAGGGATTGAAAATGATTGGTTATAACAACTACGTAAGCTTCGAGTGCGGATGTCAGGGAGACCGTAACGTGGTAGTCCCCGCCGCCGTCAAGTTATTACGTGAACAATGGGAACAAGCTTGA
- a CDS encoding SUMF1/EgtB/PvdO family nonheme iron enzyme: MTTNKFSNRYSSERKKYFFKSKAFILFLGLFLGAGIMIALYKTSVYFSTDESCMMCHVHPHVENSWKLSKHVNNGSGVKTHCVACHLPPQTNTWKHYSAKAKLGMKDVWSYLTKDSADFNWETKSELEHAVKYIPNESCKECHQNLFPEGITDDGVTAHLYYDENEKKLDLQCISCHLDAGHYNPNYNHSKMVGIPGQNTSGATSIDTSLFFKEPTTVTSFTDYVEQIPGTMVSFKMIAIPGGSFKMGSEEKEAFHKADESPVHNVTVSPFFMAEVEVTWDQYWAFYGNTMSEGRTPPETVYANNSNPNVDAISGPTPPFGFPDQGWGGGDRPAITMTHYAAETFCQWLSKKTGKTYRLPTEAEWEYAARGGTETPYFFTGNPKDFSDQGFWRKFFDAKTDSIGSYVIYSKNSKNKTQEPDLVKANPFGLKNMLGNVMEYCADKYDPEAYAKSGSSATDPLITEGTEWVVRGGNYTSDAADLRCASRDYTKHEAWLKTDPQQPKSIWWYSDIRGIGFRVVCEPNK; encoded by the coding sequence ATGACAACTAACAAATTTTCAAACCGATACTCGTCTGAGAGGAAAAAGTATTTTTTCAAAAGTAAGGCGTTTATCCTGTTCCTCGGATTATTTTTGGGAGCAGGGATTATGATCGCCCTTTATAAAACATCTGTATATTTCTCGACAGATGAATCTTGTATGATGTGCCACGTGCATCCTCACGTAGAAAACAGTTGGAAACTTTCCAAGCATGTAAATAATGGAAGTGGCGTTAAGACACATTGCGTAGCTTGTCACCTCCCACCCCAAACAAATACTTGGAAACATTATAGCGCAAAGGCTAAATTGGGTATGAAAGATGTTTGGTCATACTTGACTAAAGACAGCGCGGATTTCAATTGGGAAACTAAGTCCGAGTTGGAACACGCCGTTAAATATATCCCCAATGAATCTTGTAAGGAGTGCCATCAGAACTTATTCCCCGAAGGAATTACCGATGATGGTGTAACAGCACATTTATATTATGATGAGAATGAGAAAAAGCTAGATCTACAATGTATTAGTTGCCATTTGGATGCAGGACATTACAATCCGAACTACAATCACTCTAAGATGGTTGGCATACCGGGACAAAACACATCCGGGGCAACCTCGATAGATACCAGCCTGTTTTTTAAGGAACCAACTACAGTAACCTCTTTTACCGATTATGTAGAACAAATTCCCGGAACAATGGTCTCATTCAAGATGATTGCCATTCCCGGAGGTTCATTCAAAATGGGTAGTGAGGAAAAAGAGGCGTTTCATAAAGCAGATGAGTCACCTGTACACAACGTAACCGTTAGTCCGTTCTTCATGGCTGAGGTCGAGGTGACTTGGGATCAATACTGGGCTTTCTATGGGAATACGATGAGTGAGGGCCGTACCCCGCCAGAGACCGTGTACGCAAATAACAGTAATCCGAATGTCGATGCCATCTCCGGTCCGACACCTCCGTTCGGTTTCCCGGATCAAGGCTGGGGTGGCGGAGATCGCCCGGCTATTACAATGACTCATTATGCGGCCGAGACTTTCTGCCAATGGTTATCCAAGAAAACAGGAAAGACTTATCGTTTACCGACCGAGGCGGAATGGGAATATGCGGCACGTGGCGGCACGGAAACGCCTTATTTCTTTACGGGCAATCCAAAAGATTTCTCCGATCAAGGCTTCTGGCGTAAATTTTTCGACGCTAAGACTGATAGTATAGGTTCTTATGTGATTTATAGCAAGAACAGCAAAAACAAGACGCAAGAACCGGATTTGGTAAAAGCCAATCCCTTTGGGTTAAAGAATATGTTGGGTAATGTAATGGAATATTGTGCCGACAAGTATGATCCTGAAGCTTACGCTAAAAGCGGAAGTAGCGCCACAGATCCATTGATTACTGAAGGTACAGAATGGGTAGTGAGAGGCGGTAATTACACCTCCGATGCGGCAGATCTTCGCTGCGCTTCCCGTGATTATACCAAACATGAAGCTTGGTTAAAAACCGATCCGCAACAGCCGAAGAGTATCTGGTGGTACTCCGATATCAGAGGAATCGGTTTCCGTGTTGTATGTGAACCTAATAAATAG
- a CDS encoding site-specific integrase, which produces MKQGTMNILFFVLKTKLLKNGEAPVLMRITINGNYDDARIQRSVPLNLWNAAKGCSKGRDRASVALNTYIAELHARALEKHKELVLEQALITPKLILKRVFGKDTEMRTLLGTMMEGIKEMETLAGIDYSPVTINRYKNVVKKLQQFIPSYYGKEEVTFHELTPEFIHAFDIYLKTEGRLCRNTIVRYMKCFKKFTNMALAKEWMRKNPFYGYKMEQDETDPVFLTYDELQAVMKKKFTIPRLELVRDIFVFACFTGLAFSDVASLNNEHLVQDNLGDWWIRKGRVKLERRRKASSISNIPLLPVPLAILEKYREHPACIKKGCCLPVMCNQKMNSYLKEIADFCGIKKNLTTHVARHTFGTTVTLANNVPLQDVSVMLGHASTRMTQHYARVMNSSLKAAMNNVKERLSQ; this is translated from the coding sequence ATGAAACAAGGAACAATGAACATTCTTTTTTTCGTGCTCAAAACGAAATTGTTGAAAAACGGCGAGGCCCCCGTACTGATGCGGATAACCATCAACGGGAACTACGACGATGCCCGTATCCAAAGAAGCGTGCCTCTGAACCTATGGAATGCGGCCAAAGGATGCAGTAAGGGCAGGGATAGGGCATCCGTTGCGTTGAATACCTATATTGCGGAATTACACGCACGTGCCCTCGAGAAACACAAGGAACTGGTATTGGAACAGGCCCTGATTACCCCGAAACTGATCCTGAAACGTGTTTTCGGGAAAGACACCGAAATGCGTACGCTGCTCGGTACCATGATGGAAGGCATCAAGGAAATGGAAACACTAGCAGGGATAGACTACTCTCCCGTCACGATTAATCGGTACAAGAACGTGGTGAAGAAATTGCAGCAGTTCATCCCCTCTTATTACGGTAAGGAGGAGGTCACTTTCCATGAGCTGACACCGGAGTTTATCCATGCGTTTGACATTTACCTGAAAACGGAAGGAAGACTGTGTCGGAACACGATAGTCCGCTACATGAAATGTTTCAAGAAATTCACCAATATGGCATTGGCAAAGGAATGGATGCGTAAGAATCCTTTTTATGGTTACAAGATGGAGCAGGACGAAACCGATCCGGTATTCCTGACTTACGACGAATTACAGGCCGTCATGAAAAAGAAATTCACCATCCCACGGCTCGAGCTGGTCAGGGACATTTTTGTCTTCGCATGCTTCACCGGTCTCGCGTTTTCCGATGTAGCCAGTCTGAACAATGAGCATCTGGTGCAGGACAATCTCGGGGACTGGTGGATAAGGAAGGGAAGGGTCAAGCTGGAGCGCCGCAGAAAAGCGTCTTCTATCAGCAACATTCCGCTATTGCCCGTTCCTTTGGCCATATTGGAAAAATACAGGGAACATCCGGCCTGCATAAAGAAAGGATGCTGCCTGCCTGTCATGTGTAATCAGAAAATGAACAGCTACCTCAAGGAAATAGCCGATTTCTGCGGTATAAAGAAGAATCTGACCACGCATGTGGCCCGCCATACTTTCGGAACCACCGTAACGCTCGCCAATAATGTACCCTTGCAGGATGTATCCGTTATGCTCGGCCATGCCTCCACACGCATGACACAACATTATGCACGGGTGATGAACAGTAGCCTGAAAGCGGCAATGAACAATGTGAAGGAACGTCTGTCTCAATAA